The window GGCTCAAACGGTTTTTCGATAAAATCGTAGGCACCTTTGCGTATCGCCTCCACCGCCATGGGAATATCACCATGGGCAGTGATCAGTACCACCGGTATCTTTCGGTCAATGCTCTGCACTTCATGCATCAGTTGCATACCGTCGATATCTGGCATCCGAATGTCGCTGACGATGACCCCGTTGAAATTGCGGTCGATTATCTCCAACACTTCGCGCCCGCCGCTGAAAGCCTCAACGTGCAAATCAGCAAGTTCAAGCCACTGACTCATAGCAAGGCGCATCGCCTCCTCGTCATCAATCAAATAGATGTTTTCCAGCCCCTTACTCACTCTTCAACACCTCCAATTTCTCGTCTCATATTATTGCATCCTGCATGTCAGCATTATTACCGAGAGGAAAACTGAGCAGAAAACAGGCTCCGCCTCCATCACCATTGCTCGCAATAATTGTTGCTCCCAGCTCCTGCAATATCGAGTAGCTGATTGACAGCCCCAGCCCTAAACCGTCGCCATCTTGCTTTGTGGTAAAAAACGGCTCGAAAAGATACTCCATAGCATCGGCCGCGATGCCTGCGCCATTATCTGTAACCTGCAACCGGGCTTTGCCGTCACCTGCTGTAATCTCAATATCAACCCTGCCGTCATCCCGCTCTTTGAGTGCATCCATACTGTTCACCAGCAGATTGATCACCACCTGCTCCACCCTGACCGGATGCCCTTGGATAACTGCACAGCCTTTCGGCAACAGCTCAGTGGAGACCGCGATATTCTTTTCTGCCAACTGAGCCGAGAGAAATTGAAGTACATTCTCTACACAGACCACCAGGTCCACCGGTTCACTTCGACCGATATTTTTCCGGGAAAAATTTTTAAGCTGCGCTGTGATTGAAGCCATCCGGTCCGTAAGAGAACCGATCAACGACAGGTTTTTCTTCACCTCATCATGCCTTCCCCGCTCCAGTAAAATAGAACAACTCGCCAGAAATGTCCGGATTGCTGTCACCGGCTGATTGAGTTCATGGGCCACGGCGGCCGACATCCGGCCCAGCGCAGCAAGCTTTCCTGTCTGGATAAGTTCCCGCTGGGTTTCCCGAAGACTCTTCTCGGTCCGCTTATGCTCCTGAACCTCCTTTTGCAAAAGCAGGTTCAGCTCGCGAACAGCCTCTGCTTCCGTGGCTTTTGTGAGTGAAATTTGTTTCGCCTTTCGTTCCCTCAGGTAGAGGACCATCAGAAAAATAATAACCGAGGCGGCAATGGCCGCGATCTGGGTTGCCCGCATCAAGGTCGCCACCGGTGCCAGGCTTTGCAGGTAGTGCAGCCTCCAACCATATTCCGGCAGCTGATTCGATGTTTCCAGATAGGTGTCCTGACCGATTTCCAGGATGTTGCCGAATGCGCTGTTTTGTCGCACCATGGGCAGGACTTCCAACTCTTTTTCAAGATACTGGTTGGTAATGAGCCGTTTTCTGGTTGGTTTTGAGAGCTGCTCTATAGTCCGGTAACGGTATTCGTCACTGGTTGATAAAATAAAAACCCCGTAAAAATCACTCACCAGAATCGTCTCATCACCATCCCGCCAACTCTGCTGCAATGATCCGAGGTCCACCTTTACTGCAACTACCCCAAGCAGGACCCCGTTCTCATAAACGGGAGATGAGATGAAATAACCTGGCTTTCTCGTTCGAAGCCCAACCGCATAATAACCGCCGGAATCCCCCCTTCTGGCGTCGAGGAAATAGGGGCGAAAGTTAAAATTCTGGCCAAGCAGGGAGAATTCACCGCGCCAGTTACTGGCTGCTACCGTGGTCCCCCCCTTATCCAGTACGAAAATAAGGCAACCTGTCGCTGCGCCGAAATCTTCCAGATGCGGATTGACCCGTATCTCATCCAGCTCACCTTTCAACAGGGAACGAATCCGCGCATCCCGTGCCAATACATAGGGAAGATGACGGTATTTTTCCAGGCTGTCCACCAACACCCGCGAGTAATACCCTGCCCTGGTACGCCCGTCGCGCTGTAGATCGTGCATAGCCTGCTGCTCCACATAACGGCACAGTGCCCAGGCAGCAGCGCCAAGCAGCACAAGAAAAGACGCTGCCAGCAGCCATGTGACTTTCTTATTGCGGTGGGCTGTGCCGCTTACAGTGGCAGTTCTCATGGTTGAACTACTGTCTTCCCGCCCGCGATACCGACTTTCTGTTTCGTGACCAGAAGAGAACTATTCGCGACAACACCAACCCTGCAATCAGTATCAAGATCGTCAAGTACCAGCTGTGCCTGATCCGGCGATATTTTTTTTACCCCGATCTCACGACAGATTTCCTCATCAAGATCGGTGATCAGAGCAATACGAATACGTCTGGTCTTCTCCATCATAGCCAGGGCCGTACCACCGTTGCCGACATAGCGCGCAACCAGTTCAGTAAAGGCCTGCTTCCAGCCCCCCATCCGAAAATATGGTAAAAAGGTCTTGGAGCCTATCCCGTCCCGGCACTCAGCAAACATTATCAGCGTACCACCATCTTCAACCAGCGGAGCCGCATTATGAATCGACTTATGGCTCTGGATGAAATTAATATCCTTGGGAAAGCCGCCGGCAGAGGCAATTACCAGCGGATATTGTTCTTTTTGTTCAACGGTATAATAGCTGTCCAGCTCATCACAGGCTGCCAGGAAATCCTGGTAGCTGTCACCAAAAATGAATCTCGCCACCTCACCTTTGCTGTCGAGAATACCGTGAATCGAATGGTAGTCCGGCATCCTTGACTGCATATCGCGCAAATCATCAGCCAGGGGGTTGCCCACCAGATTTCCGGGTCGGCAGCCGGCTGATAGAGTTGATTGCTCTGGGTCGAGGAAAAGTCGATGATTGGCATAAATCGCCTCCCGTTCACCGAGCCCGGGAAAAATAAGTTTTCTGCCGCCCCCGTAACCGGCAAAGTAATGGTGAGACAGGGCACCGACAGTCAGTACCAGCCCGGCAGAACAGAGTTCTTTGCGGACCCGCACCGGTGTCCCTCTGCCGGTTTTCCCCAGTTCCTGGAACTGTTCTCTTTTTTCACAATCGTGGTGAATAAAA of the Desulfosediminicola ganghwensis genome contains:
- the larA gene encoding nickel-dependent lactate racemase; protein product: MQQIELPYGQGLDGGKGYRSLNISQDAVHYSFREPEYAVEESDFRMRLRDLVEPMLTQRGKNTNVAIVVADKTRLCGYTTILPWVVTTLQELDVDPAEITFFIAYGTHPRQSDDECLKAYGEVYNNYRFIHHDCEKREQFQELGKTGRGTPVRVRKELCSAGLVLTVGALSHHYFAGYGGGRKLIFPGLGEREAIYANHRLFLDPEQSTLSAGCRPGNLVGNPLADDLRDMQSRMPDYHSIHGILDSKGEVARFIFGDSYQDFLAACDELDSYYTVEQKEQYPLVIASAGGFPKDINFIQSHKSIHNAAPLVEDGGTLIMFAECRDGIGSKTFLPYFRMGGWKQAFTELVARYVGNGGTALAMMEKTRRIRIALITDLDEEICREIGVKKISPDQAQLVLDDLDTDCRVGVVANSSLLVTKQKVGIAGGKTVVQP
- a CDS encoding sensor histidine kinase; translated protein: MRTATVSGTAHRNKKVTWLLAASFLVLLGAAAWALCRYVEQQAMHDLQRDGRTRAGYYSRVLVDSLEKYRHLPYVLARDARIRSLLKGELDEIRVNPHLEDFGAATGCLIFVLDKGGTTVAASNWRGEFSLLGQNFNFRPYFLDARRGDSGGYYAVGLRTRKPGYFISSPVYENGVLLGVVAVKVDLGSLQQSWRDGDETILVSDFYGVFILSTSDEYRYRTIEQLSKPTRKRLITNQYLEKELEVLPMVRQNSAFGNILEIGQDTYLETSNQLPEYGWRLHYLQSLAPVATLMRATQIAAIAASVIIFLMVLYLRERKAKQISLTKATEAEAVRELNLLLQKEVQEHKRTEKSLRETQRELIQTGKLAALGRMSAAVAHELNQPVTAIRTFLASCSILLERGRHDEVKKNLSLIGSLTDRMASITAQLKNFSRKNIGRSEPVDLVVCVENVLQFLSAQLAEKNIAVSTELLPKGCAVIQGHPVRVEQVVINLLVNSMDALKERDDGRVDIEITAGDGKARLQVTDNGAGIAADAMEYLFEPFFTTKQDGDGLGLGLSISYSILQELGATIIASNGDGGGACFLLSFPLGNNADMQDAII